A section of the Triticum dicoccoides isolate Atlit2015 ecotype Zavitan chromosome 7A, WEW_v2.0, whole genome shotgun sequence genome encodes:
- the LOC119328377 gene encoding uncharacterized protein LOC119328377 isoform X2 produces MELREPPKKRRKTTKSAESSIVPRGDEAPATAMYFPPRSGKGKKMELAKKDESCPMVPPFDSPAMSTRSKKANPASPAMSTRSRRRLSL; encoded by the exons ATGGAGTTGAG AGAACCACCAAAGAAGAGGAGGAAGACTACCAAATCAGCCGAGTCATCCATTGTGCCAAGAGGTGATGAAGCACCGGCAACCGCTATGTATTTTCCACCAAG atcagggaaggggaagaagatggAGCTTGCTAAAAAGGATGAAAGTTGTCCTATGGTGCCACCATTCGACAGCCCCGCAATGAGCACAAGAAGCAAAAAAGCTAACCCAGCCAGCCCCGCAATGAGCACAAGGAGTAGAAGAAGACTTAGCTTGTGA
- the LOC119328377 gene encoding uncharacterized protein LOC119328377 isoform X1: MELREPPKKRRKTTKSAESSIVPRGDEAPATAMYFPPSQSLEITTKKKGKHSQTLKTTNKKNAKGCKRSGKGKKMELAKKDESCPMVPPFDSPAMSTRSKKANPASPAMSTRSRRRLSL, encoded by the exons ATGGAGTTGAG AGAACCACCAAAGAAGAGGAGGAAGACTACCAAATCAGCCGAGTCATCCATTGTGCCAAGAGGTGATGAAGCACCGGCAACCGCTATGTATTTTCCACCAAG CCAAAGCTTAGAAATTACAACCAAGAAGAAAGGAAAACATAGCCAAACTTTGAAGactacaaacaagaaaaatgcaaaAGGGTGTAAAAG atcagggaaggggaagaagatggAGCTTGCTAAAAAGGATGAAAGTTGTCCTATGGTGCCACCATTCGACAGCCCCGCAATGAGCACAAGAAGCAAAAAAGCTAACCCAGCCAGCCCCGCAATGAGCACAAGGAGTAGAAGAAGACTTAGCTTGTGA